A part of Actinobaculum sp. 313 genomic DNA contains:
- a CDS encoding alpha/beta hydrolase produces MEEVNDWWTSLSPAQQQDIISNRPDWIGNLDGIPVNDRGAANLNRLNSEITAVDEEIAEKQTEFEGQGGPLDDPVYVKRAQQELHRLERKREELEQLRETFKNDSGRHTLVLLDATSGDHLQAAVAIGEEDFADHSVALSDQAEAGGERLAGFLDSLWSTHYGDPHLVASGHSYGSSVTGYALQETAAPDEFNALGSPGVSTNHLGPLHIIPGKFNVASTPGDGVAVIARFGGQPPVSEGHRIGTGGWISPEGIDYSPS; encoded by the coding sequence GTGGAAGAGGTCAATGACTGGTGGACCTCGCTTTCACCCGCACAACAGCAAGATATTATTTCAAACCGTCCAGATTGGATCGGGAATCTGGACGGCATCCCCGTCAATGATCGGGGTGCAGCCAACCTCAATCGCTTGAACTCTGAGATTACCGCCGTGGATGAGGAGATTGCTGAGAAGCAGACTGAATTCGAAGGGCAAGGTGGACCGTTGGACGACCCGGTGTATGTGAAGCGAGCACAGCAGGAATTGCATCGTTTGGAGCGCAAGCGTGAAGAGTTGGAGCAGTTGCGCGAAACATTCAAGAATGACAGTGGTCGGCACACGCTTGTATTACTTGACGCTACATCTGGTGATCATCTACAGGCTGCGGTTGCCATTGGCGAGGAAGACTTTGCGGATCATTCCGTCGCCTTGTCGGACCAGGCGGAAGCTGGTGGCGAGCGGTTGGCAGGCTTCCTCGACTCGCTGTGGAGTACTCACTATGGGGATCCCCATCTGGTGGCCTCGGGGCATTCCTATGGCTCAAGCGTCACCGGCTATGCCTTGCAAGAGACCGCGGCACCGGACGAGTTCAATGCGCTCGGTTCACCGGGCGTTTCCACCAATCACCTCGGGCCGCTCCACATCATTCCCGGCAAGTTCAATGTCGCCTCCACCCCCGGCGACGGAGTTGCAGTAATAGCACGTTTTGGCGGGCAACCTCCGGTAAGCGAAGGTCACCGTATCGGTACAGGCGGATGGATCAGTCCCGAGGGCATCGACTACTCGCCGTCCTAA